One Peterkaempfera bronchialis DNA window includes the following coding sequences:
- a CDS encoding MmyB family transcriptional regulator, whose amino-acid sequence MEQVTGEDRRFALRFQGHDGGSGRVPGGEHKGGIAVDPMALAVPQPELSGGVHGRDAVLERVLVAATEARAPEDAVGRPNMARLVFLDAHTRDLYADWPTKARAVVGNLRLMAGEHPDDPLLAALIGELTIRSPEFAALWADHRVRDCDVAVHAMRHPLVGRLTVAQQTLSVPLAPGQRIVVATAAAGTPDGDALTLLVRTATEPDAYCAATASPGRQRPAAVGRPGGAA is encoded by the coding sequence GTGGAGCAGGTCACCGGCGAAGACCGCCGATTCGCCCTTCGATTCCAGGGACACGACGGCGGATCCGGGCGTGTGCCCGGCGGCGAGCACAAGGGTGGGATTGCCGTCGATCCGATGGCGCTCGCCGTCCCACAGCCGGAGCTGTCCGGCGGCGTGCACGGGCGCGACGCTGTCCTCGAACGCGTTCTGGTTGCCGCGACCGAAGCCCGGGCCCCCGAGGACGCGGTCGGCCGGCCCAACATGGCCCGGCTGGTCTTCCTCGACGCGCACACCCGCGACCTGTACGCCGACTGGCCGACCAAGGCCCGAGCCGTTGTCGGGAACCTGCGCCTCATGGCCGGCGAGCACCCCGACGACCCGCTGCTGGCCGCGCTGATCGGCGAGTTGACGATCCGCAGCCCGGAGTTCGCTGCCCTCTGGGCCGACCACCGGGTTCGTGACTGCGATGTCGCGGTCCACGCCATGCGTCACCCGCTCGTGGGCCGGCTGACCGTTGCCCAGCAGACCCTGTCGGTGCCGCTCGCCCCCGGTCAGCGCATCGTCGTCGCCACCGCCGCCGCCGGCACTCCGGACGGGGATGCGCTCACCCTGCTGGTCCGAACCGCCACGGAGCCCGACGCCTACTGCGCCGCTACTGCCTCACCCGGCAGACAGAGACCCGCCGCCGTCGGTCGCCCGGGCGGCGCCGCGTGA
- a CDS encoding MBL fold metallo-hydrolase, protein MLAAGHTPGSAVVSLESKGESAVFAGDLLHSPLQVSHPEMDSCFCEDPAAARAGRERLLQQEPTAVRSSCRPTSAPRAPPVSAVTVTASPSPGGPPSPAARLHDPTAHQPRRQRHPVKDQDHEPSHPSRRHRDAHRDRPDLCVRAHCGDRPGPVGPLRHQHGRAVAGPPGDPGPLRPRRGPDAGEHRPRRARCRRPHLCRQPPGRPGRRGRPYPHPGNPARPCGRRRREQPGAALPPHDRPGPHTRRHPVRPLRRRQLRAHRPVEDPRRRQCPAGRTPTRRRPPERPRPLRRPQQRLRRRQRSRRRLPHRPLQRHGHHLGEGADAPADSAAHTPGTAPTNSAPLWWGCVECRAHPHHRPTQVTVMRATELVAVANRAVARVTTR, encoded by the coding sequence GTGCTCGCCGCCGGGCACACGCCCGGATCCGCCGTCGTGTCCCTGGAATCGAAGGGCGAATCGGCGGTCTTCGCCGGTGACCTGCTCCACAGCCCGCTCCAAGTCTCGCATCCCGAGATGGACAGTTGCTTCTGCGAGGACCCCGCCGCCGCGCGCGCCGGCCGGGAACGGCTGCTACAGCAGGAACCGACCGCCGTGCGCTCCTCCTGCCGGCCCACTTCGGCACCTCGGGCGCCGCCCGTGTCGGCCGTGACGGTGACCGCTTCACCATCACCGGGTGGGCCGCCTTCTCCAGCGGCACGGCTGCATGACCCGACCGCGCACCAGCCCCGACGACAACGACACCCCGTCAAGGACCAGGACCATGAACCGAGTCATCCGAGCCGCCGTCACCGCGATGCTCACCGCGACCGCCCTGACCTCTGCGTCCGCGCTCACTGCGGGGACCGCCCAGGCCCAGTCGGCCCGCTCCGCCACCAGCACGGCCGTGCCGTCGCTGGTCCACCCGGAGATCCTGGCCCACTTCGGCCTCGCCGAGGGCCAGATGCCGGAGAACATCGTCCTCGACGAGCACGGTGCCGTCGACCTCACCTTTGCCGGCAGCCGCCAGGTCGCCCGGGTCGACGCGGCCGACCGTACCCGCATCCTGGCAACCCTGCCCGCCCCTGCGGCCGCCGACGGCGCGAACAGCCCGGTGCTGCACTTCCCCCTCACGACCGGCCTGGTCCGCACACCCGACGGCACCCTGTACGCCCTCTACGCCGCAGGCAGCTCCGCGCTCACCGGCCTGTGGAGGATCCCCGCAGGAGGCAGTGCCCGGCAGGTCGCACACCTACCCGGCGACGGCCTCCCGAACGGCCTCGCCCTCTCCGCCGACCACAGCAACGTCTACGCCGCCGACAGCGTTCTCGGCGCCGTCTACCGCATCGACCTCTCCAGCGGCACGGTCACCACCTGGGCGAAGGGGCCGACGCTCCAGCCGACAGCGCAGCTCACACGCCAGGGACGGCGCCAACGAACTCCGCCCCCTTGTGGTGGGGATGCGTCGAGTGCCGGGCGCATCCCCACCACCGGCCAACTCAGGTGACGGTGATGCGCGCCACGGAGCTGGTCGCCGTCGCGAACCGTGCGGTCGCCCGCGTTACCACGCGATAG
- a CDS encoding DUF4232 domain-containing protein, with translation MSVKSALSSTAAVLLGALALTACQPGSTAAVGGAAPAQQAPVPPARSGTAVPVSALSASAPAGRRGSSGDSDSYAYTHPCSSRQLSVHVVRRGSAPTQRVIEVRNVGARSCGLSHYPLVYLDNSRSADRSRAVKPLVPSGLGGAPAYPLYAGRTAYAVIDLDPSGATTGTARGLDELNVLADGNHMANAETLNFPLGSGALVLKPKLGLYRSTVADAVVSMRAADTPS, from the coding sequence ATGTCCGTGAAGTCCGCTCTGTCGTCCACCGCCGCCGTCCTGCTCGGCGCCCTCGCGCTCACCGCCTGTCAGCCCGGCTCCACCGCTGCGGTGGGCGGAGCGGCACCGGCGCAGCAGGCGCCCGTCCCGCCCGCCCGCTCGGGTACCGCCGTGCCGGTCTCCGCTCTGTCCGCTTCGGCGCCGGCCGGCAGGAGAGGTTCGAGCGGCGACAGCGACAGCTACGCCTATACGCACCCGTGCTCCAGTCGGCAGCTGTCGGTGCACGTTGTCCGCCGGGGCTCGGCGCCTACCCAACGGGTGATCGAGGTTCGCAACGTCGGCGCGCGCTCCTGCGGCCTGAGCCACTACCCGCTGGTCTACCTGGACAACTCGCGCTCTGCGGACCGCAGCCGGGCCGTGAAGCCGCTGGTCCCGAGCGGTCTGGGGGGTGCGCCCGCCTACCCGTTGTACGCCGGGCGGACCGCCTATGCGGTCATCGACCTCGACCCCAGCGGCGCGACCACCGGCACCGCCAGGGGACTCGACGAGCTGAACGTCCTGGCCGACGGCAACCACATGGCCAACGCCGAAACGCTCAACTTCCCCCTCGGCTCCGGTGCTCTGGTACTCAAGCCGAAGCTGGGCCTGTACCGGAGTACCGTCGCGGACGCGGTCGTCTCCATGCGCGCTGCGGACACACCGTCCTGA
- a CDS encoding Ig-like domain-containing protein translates to MAVAAALALSAPATAWADDPSPAPGGSTTGITAVTTYESFDTKLQARPAPLPSGAYWGQVDIRADIAPDAGFVVKDLSNATLTITDASGGTTTITGTAYAYNGYYAWFHLDTKNLPDGPVNLHVSVDETATDGTAPEQSRTLETDATVRTANPHLTAVSPARQAVVWGPTTFSVDAQPSADGTPIDHVDFYYIVGNTPAATDSTAPYTFTTTFAGLAGYRTVTAVAVDRDGYRSAPMSFSVTASPGPSVTVDPYNRTLDENGGTQFGISWTAALPNGWNTVLPGPQYLQQWLTEVSIAVDGRTVVTHRESDGCWTPLGLDGCRYHNVKANWSEELPQAGLGLGTHQIAVTATDSTGASHTTATTVTVVPNRLQLFVQQLPRAGVVQGRKVSAAVQLRSGLSEAVPSRPVALQARYAGSSVWHTVAKTSTLANGTGRWFDFVPKENATYRAVTTDSKRQLVSTSTFTVKVAPKLALKASAARVAHGKTVRFTATASSRETRALVDLQVYRSGRWYTVATARQSAAGTAAFTLREKAKGHFSYRVVTRATARFATATSSVARITVT, encoded by the coding sequence GTGGCCGTTGCCGCGGCCCTCGCGCTCTCGGCTCCCGCCACCGCCTGGGCGGACGATCCGTCACCCGCTCCTGGCGGAAGCACCACGGGGATCACCGCCGTCACCACATACGAATCGTTCGACACCAAGCTTCAAGCCCGCCCGGCGCCCCTGCCGTCCGGTGCCTACTGGGGGCAGGTCGACATCCGCGCGGACATCGCACCCGACGCGGGTTTCGTCGTCAAGGACCTGAGCAACGCCACCTTGACGATCACCGACGCCTCCGGAGGCACAACCACGATCACCGGGACCGCGTACGCCTACAACGGCTACTACGCCTGGTTCCACCTGGACACCAAGAACCTGCCCGACGGCCCGGTGAACCTCCATGTCAGCGTGGACGAGACAGCCACCGACGGGACCGCGCCCGAGCAGAGCCGCACGCTGGAGACCGACGCCACCGTCCGGACCGCCAATCCCCACCTGACCGCCGTCTCCCCCGCCCGGCAGGCGGTCGTGTGGGGGCCGACCACCTTCTCCGTCGACGCCCAACCGTCCGCGGACGGTACACCGATCGACCATGTGGACTTCTACTACATCGTCGGCAATACGCCGGCGGCCACCGACAGCACGGCGCCCTACACCTTCACCACGACGTTCGCGGGCCTCGCCGGCTACCGGACTGTGACTGCGGTCGCGGTGGACCGCGACGGCTACCGCTCGGCCCCCATGAGCTTCAGCGTCACCGCCAGCCCCGGCCCCAGCGTCACCGTGGATCCGTACAACAGGACCCTCGACGAGAACGGCGGCACGCAGTTCGGCATCAGCTGGACCGCGGCGCTGCCGAACGGCTGGAACACGGTCCTGCCGGGCCCGCAGTACCTGCAGCAGTGGCTGACCGAGGTCTCGATCGCCGTCGACGGCCGCACCGTGGTCACGCACCGGGAGAGCGACGGCTGCTGGACCCCCCTGGGCCTGGACGGCTGCAGGTACCACAACGTGAAGGCCAACTGGTCCGAGGAGCTGCCGCAGGCCGGTCTGGGCCTGGGTACGCACCAGATCGCCGTCACCGCCACCGACAGCACGGGCGCCTCCCACACCACCGCGACCACCGTCACGGTCGTACCCAACCGACTGCAGCTGTTCGTCCAGCAGTTGCCCCGCGCCGGGGTCGTCCAGGGACGGAAGGTGTCGGCCGCGGTGCAGCTGCGCAGCGGCCTCAGCGAGGCGGTGCCCTCGCGTCCGGTGGCGCTGCAGGCCCGCTACGCCGGAAGCAGTGTGTGGCACACGGTGGCCAAGACCAGCACGCTCGCGAACGGCACCGGGAGGTGGTTCGACTTCGTTCCCAAGGAGAACGCCACCTACAGGGCGGTCACCACCGACAGCAAGCGCCAGTTGGTCTCCACCTCGACATTCACCGTCAAGGTCGCCCCCAAGCTGGCCCTGAAGGCGTCGGCCGCACGCGTGGCCCACGGCAAGACGGTCCGCTTCACGGCGACGGCCTCCAGCCGCGAGACCCGTGCCCTCGTCGACCTCCAGGTCTACCGGTCCGGCCGCTGGTACACCGTGGCCACCGCCCGCCAGTCCGCCGCCGGCACGGCGGCGTTCACCCTGCGGGAGAAGGCCAAGGGCCACTTCTCCTATCGCGTGGTAACGCGGGCGACCGCACGGTTCGCGACGGCGACCAGCTCCGTGGCGCGCATCACCGTCACCTGA
- a CDS encoding DUF4287 domain-containing protein — protein sequence MVVEIGPGVLEAAVSWLKAEHGLGHGHANALVAHTLAEGRSE from the coding sequence GTGGTGGTCGAGATCGGTCCGGGTGTGCTGGAGGCTGCCGTCTCCTGGCTCAAAGCCGAGCACGGGCTGGGGCACGGCCACGCCAACGCCCTTGTCGCGCACACCCTCGCCGAGGGCCGCAGCGAGTGA
- a CDS encoding SRPBCC family protein translates to MKDIDRTAPVVVELETQVHATPATLWRLHTDVDNWPTWNPGIDKAALRGDFAEGSRFDWETSGLSIGSTIAEVVPLRRTVWGGPAHGIEGIHVWTFSPTEDGTRVISQESWSGPPIEANPDGMRAALEASIHAWLDALKAAAEQV, encoded by the coding sequence GTGAAGGACATCGACCGCACCGCCCCCGTTGTCGTCGAACTGGAGACGCAGGTCCATGCCACCCCCGCAACCCTGTGGCGGTTGCACACCGACGTCGACAACTGGCCGACCTGGAACCCGGGCATCGACAAGGCCGCGCTCCGGGGCGACTTCGCCGAGGGCAGCCGCTTCGACTGGGAGACCTCCGGGCTGAGCATCGGCTCGACCATCGCCGAGGTCGTACCGCTGCGGCGCACCGTGTGGGGCGGCCCCGCACACGGCATCGAGGGCATCCACGTCTGGACGTTCAGCCCCACCGAGGACGGCACCCGGGTCATCTCCCAGGAGTCCTGGTCGGGTCCGCCCATCGAGGCGAACCCGGACGGTATGCGCGCCGCTCTGGAGGCATCCATCCACGCCTGGCTCGACGCCCTCAAGGCCGCCGCCGAACAGGTCTGA